In the Drosophila biarmipes strain raj3 chromosome X, RU_DBia_V1.1, whole genome shotgun sequence genome, one interval contains:
- the LOC108027562 gene encoding glucosylceramide transporter ABCA12 isoform X1, producing MRMHLSGREVRELLRKDLLVRWRQKGLSLVLLAWPVMVFMLLYLIRLKYGSEEVAACQYPTRLLPTKNQVVPAAFSYICSIENRCQPAHPYEEYSLWKEAPLHSVIDVVNAFVTDERLHKAVVELAEKANFVSAITTLITSDRLDIIRSNISEIISLVPEIERRMNYSFDIKHLFSNRETFVKLGVLLCGHPFPNTDTIPLVNEILESEDFSQANDAELDAMPSRRRRSEKLPTDWRPTKYCKRLYRDVTSTNQGKLTWNTIKPIIQGRILYTPANVATDSVVKFSNATFEELDRLKQLSRAAATILTKLHTNATFQEAFDNLLKLAKSPLVKSLVGDDFDVAEIERVFQYIRTNQLIYDILTTVADLMDCVSADRFEAVESAEELQKRAYELNQNKLFLAALNLEDVALKQSSYRLHMDTDNTQPTFENRNRFWFPGPADSMVIDLKYHRGFVQLKQMVDLGIIKYKRNETGFAPEADPLEGGRSLSSLFTIKHVDNDEDDDDDFDLSLEGSGADHATQKASPAAEDPDGNTMRPEAGVEVTTEEEGATTEQLAATGEPDLRLLDNDDVLRRSKRQGIFDLLGGLGGSGDASKKNKFEVDNMQFYTKQFPYPAFLNDVFKRGLYLAQGVQVAYLLGLVVFVALCVRERIWMRESRNSMLMRSMGLKAHSELVAWALMSFLELCAIFVLISVVLYSGGILGYTNWFFMMFYCLSFGICLISFCYMCSNFFNSANIGAVASALLFFISLCPFIIVLMFDAKLSVFEGFLVDLSFTTAFAKGWGELMRMELQQEGLTPAHLIQVGPARSECAMALLMFLLDFLLYAAIGLAYQRYKRNNYSFVKVSRSQMDDKLGASLVNVTKLFGSKCAVSNLSLDFARNQVSCLLGRNGAGKSTLIKLLTGQIRQSSGKVLLAGEHQVGVCWQDNILIPTLTAREHLHLYARIKMPPGESGGAEEIRSEVARTLQSLNFGQHESYPSWQLSGGYRRRLCVAIAFIASPSVVILDEPCNGVDAKARKDIWQLIERLRQGRAVIFATHFLDEAKYLSDSLLIMRNGRIIAQHSRDSLQRLCTSNYSIRMRCADATGVTYIAQKAQQLLPQSQAIPSGGADHPHGLTISASYAEHLTPGAMEFLELLQSQEASGGISDVELTSSSSLEQEFEQLNRNGEEPRRQANGDRSGGVVTGPAMITEDPPTPWMQFRLLMGKRLRHLSRNYRLLLYVLLLPALFELCAMWFVSYRLEDDFDTVLPLSRSLYPKSAQFLSQERPSSLSEQLHLRLRSSCDLLGGDSCREFNGSEKAYDWVLDSWDEYRERRYGGYGLNGSGATVWYNNKGYHSMVAWLNDLNSELLRTTLNDSEYGILTLNEPWKLGYAELSTSSVLRQAGDGSMVFILLIAFGLVVAAGSVYLVNERVNGEKLQQRLCGVSAVTYWLVAFVWDYLVMVLGLIVCLVVVLMFGMPVFVDRQQLVGIIGLSLAFSFACVPAVHVAEKIFSDSSIAIVSIFCANLIIPLVTMGIVLILGVVGDGPTWDSWRHGLNQAFLIFPIHALGDGFLELCKNYMVALVFRRYDIDSYKHPLASDLLGRHFTALLLVGVAGLILNVLIEWHLLRKLWQRVERMMDCTYRRELDKMGQLKLVNIQSIFKSCVAAGEAVRAENLWLAYRRGRYAVRQVHFSVQRGECFGLLGKNGAGKSTIFKLLTGQLQPNVGHIYFEQPGVSYCPQSNPLDPLLTASECIRFYGQLRGIRDLEQFLDRVLDTYELRPYKDVQVRNLSGGNRRKLTVAVTCCGCTPTVLMDEPTSDMDPVTRDLVYGTIEQLLLARRAVVLTSHSVSEIEHLCQRVAVLRAGQVIASDSPERLKAEHGGYYAVTCFCGPAQQAIISRSLGQRLTGVRDLQHYGHSLRFLVRIRSPGAPGGAPLLSELFAALRDLCVDTARFSLSRCRFESVFERILDSCEANGTNGVHKERQQDAGKDLPSKSPAVGGSLETGYIHCGYEETRT from the exons ATGAGGATGCACCTGAGTGGCCGCGAGGTGCGGGAGCTGCTGCGCAAGGACCTGCTGGTGCGATGGCGCCAGAAGGGCCTCAGCCTGGTCCTGCTGGCCTGGCCGGTGATGGTCTTCATGCTGCTCTACCTGATCCGCCTCAAGTACGGGTCGGAGGAGGTGGCGGCCTGCCAGTACCCCACGCGCCTGCTGCCCACCAAGAACCAGGTGGTGCCTGCCGCCTTCTCCTACATCTGCAGCATTGAGAACCGCTGCCAGCCGGCGCACCCCTACGAGGAGTACTCCCTCTGGAAGGAGGCGCC CCTGCACTCCGTGATCGATGTGGTCAACGCCTTCGTGACCGACGAGCGGCTCCACAAGGCCGTCGTGGAGCTGGCCGAGAAGGCCAACTTTGTGTCGGCCATCACCACCCTGATCACCAGCGATCGACTCGACATCATTCGCA GTAACATAAGTGAAATCATTTCCCTGGTGCCCGAAATCGAGCGACGGATGAACTACAGCTTCGACATCAAGCACTTGTTTTCGA ATCGCGAGACCTTCGTCAAGCTGGGCGTCCTGCTGTGCGGCCATCCGTTTCCCAACACCGACACCATACCGCTGGTCAACGAGATCCTGGAGTCGGAGGACTTCAGCCAGGCCAACGACGCGGAGCTCGATGCGATGCCGA GCCGTCGTCGTCGATCCGAGAAGCTCCCCACGGACTGGAGGCCAA CCAAGTACTGCAAGCGCCTCTATCGGGATGTGACTTCTACCAACCAAGGAAAGCTCACCTGGAACACCATTAAGCCCATTATCCAGGGTCGGATTCTGTACACCCCCGCCAATGTGGCGACCGACAGCGTGGTGAAGTTT AGCAATGCCACCTTCGAGGAGCTGGACAGGCTGAAGCAGCTTTCCCGAGCAGCCGCCACGATTCTCACCAAGCTGCACACAAATGCCACTTTCCAGGAGGCCTTCGACAACCTCCTCAAGCTGGCCAAGTCGCCGCTGGTCAAGAGTTTGGTGGGCGACGACTTCGACGTTGCGGAAATCGAACGGGTGTTCCAGTACATTCGCACCAACCAGCTGATATACGACATTCTCACCACCGTCGCCGATCTCATGGACTGCGTGTCGGCGGACCGCTTCGAGGCTGTGGAGAGCGCGGAGGAGCTGCAGAAGAGGGCCTACGAACTGAACCAGAACAAGCTCTTTCTGGCCGCCCTGAATCTGGAGGACGTGGCCCTCAAGCAGTCCTCCTACCGCCTGCACATGGACACGGATAACACGCAGCCGACTTTCGAGAACCGGAACAGGTTCTGGTTCCCCGGACCCGCCGACAGCATGGTCATCGATCTCAAGTACCACCGGGGCTTCGTGCAGCTCAAGCAGATGGTCGATCTGGGCATTATCAAGTACAAGCGCAATGAGACGGGCTTCGCGCCGGAAGCGGACCCCCTTGAGGGCGGGCGATCCCTGAGCAGTCTGTTCACCATCAAGCATGTGGACaacgacgaggacgacgacgacgacttcGATCTCAGTCTGGAGGGAAGCGGTGCGGACCACGCCACCCAGAAGGCTTCGCCAGCGGCAGAGGATCCAGACGGCAACACCATGCGCCCCGAGGCGGGGGTGGAGGTCACCACCGAAGAAGAAGGGGCTACCACGGAACAGCTGGCGGCAACCGGTGAACCCGATCTGCGGCTGCTCGACAATGACGATGTTCTGAGGCGCTCCAAGCGCCAGGGTATCTTCGATCTGCTCGGAGGACTGGGCGGTTCCGGGGATGCTAGCAAGAAAAACAAGTTCGAAGTGGACAACATGCAGTTCTACACCAAACAGTTTCCCTATCCCGCCTTCCTCAATGATGT CTTCAAACGTGGTCTCTACTTGGCCCAAGGTGTCCAGGTTGCCTATCTACTTGGTCTGGTGGTCTTCGTGGCCCTTTGTGTGAGGGAGCGCATTTGGATGCGGGAGAGCAGGAATAGTATG TTGATGCGATCGATGGGCCTGAAGGCACACTCCGAGCTGGTGGCCTGGGCTCTGATGAGTTTCCTGGAGCTCTGTGCCATCTTCGTGCTGATCAGCGTGGTGCTCTACAGTGGCGGTATCTTGGGCTACACCAACTGGTTCTTCATGATGTTCTACTGCCTGAGCTTCGGCATTTGTCTGATATCGTTCTG CTACATGTGCTCCAACTTCTTCAATTCGGCGAACATTGGAGCGGTGGCCTCCGCCCTCCTGTTCTTCATCAGCCTGTGTCCCTTCATCATTGTGCTGATGTTCGATGCCAAGTTGAGTGTCTTCGAGGGCTTCCTGGTGGACCTGTCCTTCACCACGGCCTTCGCCAAGGGCTGGGGCGAGCTGATGCGGATGGAGCTGCAGCAGGAGGGTCTGACCCCGGCCCATCTCATCCAGGTGGGTCCGGCGAGAAGCGAGTGCGCCATGGCGCTGCTCATGTTCCTCCTGGACTTCCTGCTCTACGCGGCCATTGGGCTGGCCTATCAGCGTTACAAGAGGA ATAACTATAGCTTTGTAAAGGTCAGCCGGTCGCAGATGGACGACAAGCTGGGCGCCTCGCTGGTCAATGTCACCAAACTGTTTGGCAGCAAGTGCGCCGTTTCCAACCTGAGCCTCGACTTCGCCCGCAACCAGGTGAGCTGCCTGCTGGGCCGGAACGGAGCTGGCAAGAGCACGCTGATCAAGCTGCTCACCGGCCAGATCCGCCAGAGCAGCGGCAAGGTGCTCCTGGCTGGGGAGCACCAAGTGGGCGTCTGCTGGCAGGACAACATCCTCATACCCACCCTGACGGCTCGCGAGCACCTGCATCTGTACGCCCGGATCAAGATGCCGCCAGGGGAGAGCGGCGGAGCCGAGGAGATCCGCTCCGAGGTGGCCCGCACCCTGCAGAGCCTCAACTTCGGCCAGCACGAGTCCTATCCCTCGTGGCAGCTCTCCGGGGGCTACAGACGCCGCCTCTGCGTGGCCATCGCCTTCATCGCCTCGCCCAGCGTGGTCATCCTGGATGAGCCCTGCAACGGCGTGGACGCCAAGGCCAGGAAGGACATCTGGCAGCTGATCGAGCGCCTGCGCCAGGGAAGGGCCGTCATTTTCGCCACCCACTTCCTGGACGAGGCCAAGTACCTCAGCGACTCGCTCCTGATAATGCGCAAT GGTCGCATTATCGCCCAGCACAGCCGGGACTCCCTGCAGCGGTTGTGCACCTCGAACTACAGCATCCGCATGCGGTGTGCCGACGCCACTGGAGTGACCTATATTGCCCAGAAGGCCCAGCAGCTCCTGCCCCAGAGCCAGGCGATTCCTTCGGGAGGGGCTGACCATCCGCACGGACTGACCATTAGCGCCAGCTATGCGGAGCACCTGACGCCGGGTGCCATGGAGTTCCTGGAGCTGCTGCAGTCCCAGGAGGCGTCTGGCGGCATCAGCGATGTGGAGCTGACGAGCAGCTCGAGCTTGGAGCAGGAGTTCGAGCAGTTGAACAGGAATGGCGAGGAGCCACGACGCCAGGCCAACGGGGATCGGAGTGGAGGAGTGGTCACCGGACCGGCGATGATCACCGAGGATCCGCCGACGCCGTGGATGCAGTTTCGACTGCTCATGGGCAAGCGACTGAGACACTTGTCCCGCAACTACCGCCTCCTGCTCTACGTGCTCCTGCTGCCGGCTCTCTTCGAGCTGTGCGCCATGTGGTTCGTTAGCTATCGCCTGGAGGACGACTTCGACACCGTCCTGCCCCTGAGTCGCTCGCTCTATCCGAAGAGCGCTCAGTTCCTGTCCCAAGAGAGGCCCTCCAGCCTCTCGGAGCAACTGCATCTCCGGCTGAGGAGCTCTTGTGATCTGCTAGGTGGTGACTCCTGCAGGGAGTTCAATGGCTCGGAGAAGGCCTACGATTGGGTCTTGGACTCCTGGGATGAGTATCGCGAGAGGCGCTATGGAGGCTACGGCTTGAATGGCTCGGGAGCCACAGTGTGGTACAACAACAAGGGCTACCACTCCATGGTGGCCTGGCTGAACGATCTCAACTCGGAGCTGCTGCGCACCACGTTGAACGACTCGGAGTACGGGATCCTGACCCTCAACGAACCCTGGAAACTGGGCTACGCCGAACTCAGCACTAGTTCGGTTCTCCGCCAGGCGGGTGACGGATCCATGGTCTTCATCCTGCTGATAGCCTTCGGCCTGGTGGTGGCCGCCGGTTCCGTTTACCTGGTCAACGAACGGGTCAATGGCGAGAAGTTGCAGCAGAGATTGTGCGGGGTGAGTGCGGTCACCTACTGGCTGGTGGCCTTCGTCTGGGACTACCTGGTGATGGTCCTGGGACTGATCGTCTGTCTGGTCGTCGTCCTGATGTTCGGCATGCCCGTCTTCGTGGACCGCCAGCAGCTCGTGGGCATCATTGGCCTGTCGCTAGCCTTCAG cTTCGCCTGTGTTCCTGCCGTCCATGTGGCCGAGAAGATCTTCAGCGACTCGAGCATTGCCATTGTGTCGATCTTCTGCGCCAACCTCATCATCCCACTGGTCACCATGGGCATCGTGCTGATCCTGGGCGTGGTGGGCGACGGTCCGACGTGGGACAGTTGGCGCCACGGCCTCAACCAGGCATTCCTCATCTTCCCCATCCACGCCCTGGGCGATGGCTTCCTGGAGCTGTGCAAGAACTACATGGTGGCTTTGGTATTCCGGCGCTACGACATCGACTCGTACAAGCATCCGTTGGCCAGTGACCTGCTCGGGCGCCACTTCACCGCGCTCCtgctggtgggcgtggccggtcTGATCCTCAACGTGCTCATCGAATGGCACCTGCTGCGAAAGCTGTGGCAGCGCGTGGAGCGCATGATGGACTGTACCTACCGGCGCGAGCTGGACAAAATGGGCCAGCTGAAGCTGGTTAACATTCAGAGCATCTTCAAGAGCTGCGTGGCCGCCGGCGAGGCCGTGCGGGCCGAGAATCTCTGGCTGGCCTACCGCCGCGGACGCTACGCGGTGCGCCAGGTGCACTTCAGTGTCCAGCGGGGCGAGTGCTTCGGGCTGCTGGGCAAAAACGGAGCCGGCAAGTCGACCATCTTCAAGCTGCTCACTGGGCAGCTGCAGCCTAACGTGGGCCACATCTACTTCGAGCAG CCCGGGGTCTCGTACTGCCCGCAGAGCAACCCGCTGGACCCGCTGCTCACGGCGAGCGAGTGCATCCGCTTCTACGGGCAGCTGCGCGGGATCCGCGACCTGGAGCAGTTCCTCGACCGCGTGCTGGACACCTACGAACTGCGGCCCTACAAGGACGTCCAGGTGCGGAACCTGAGCGGCGGCAACCGGCGGAAGCTGACGGTGGCCGTGACATGTTGCGGCTGCACGCCCACCGTCCTGATGGACGAGCCCACGAGCGACATGGACCCGGTGACCCGGGACCTGGTCTACGGCACCAtcgagcagctgctgctggcccGGCGGGCGGTGGTGCTGACCTCGCACTCGGTCTCGGAGATCGAGCACCTGTGCCAGCGGGTGGCGGTGCTCCGGGCGGGCCAGGTCATCGCCAGCGATAGTCCGGAGCGGCTGAAGGCGGAGCACGGGGGCTACTATGCCGTCACCTGCTTCTGCGGCCCCGCCCAGCAGGCCATCATCTCGCGGAGTCTGGGACAGCGGCTGACGGGCGTGCGGGATCTGCAGCACTACGGCCACAGCCTGAGGTTCCTCGTGAGGATACGCTCACCTGGGGCCCCGGGCGGAGCTCCCCTCCTCTCGGAACTCTTCGCCGCCCTTCGGGATCTCTGCGTGGACACGGCTCGCTTCTCGCTGAGCCGCTGTCGCTTTGAGAGCGTCTTCGAGCGCATCCTGGACAGCTGCGAGGCCAACGGCACCAATGGCGTCCACAAGGAGCGGCAGCAGGATGCGGGCAAGGATCTGCCCAGCAAGTCACCGGCCGTCGGTGGCTCCCTGGAGACCGGCTACATTCACTGTGGCTACGAGGAGACGAGAACCTAA